In the Ipomoea triloba cultivar NCNSP0323 chromosome 6, ASM357664v1 genome, one interval contains:
- the LOC116022417 gene encoding uncharacterized protein LOC116022417 — protein MGMYSLASELSTFKNRSAMKVRVIHTYLVKEKKGSSDIKSQELVLHDLEGTVIHASIPAKIVPKFIHSFVEGKVYGVKNFYVVSNWHTYKTSMHEYMLQFNHKTIFKELRSENFPWYMYRLRSFDSLKGNSELNEKELIDIIGRVVEVYGPQEKNIGGHNARLIDFVLEDAHGKKLTYTFWDEHVSKIEHLYEAPSKDPMVRSKSAHLMMDSLRDIGYQTPMRSIASLSSFSFTNTMDEFSSKSIELITINEIYDNDKYGDFWVAARISGIVNPTDWFYSSCRKPGCNKKLKISEGVNKCFKCLKIWEDGILRYKITLRVVDMKGNASFLLWDRECLELIGIPAAELYERSNKTNEPLQQITYLVGKTLLFQITAKKDHTSHRNTPFPVLRINNDPQVLKEHCSQLLKLQDNECNSDMPISLGDDDFLEGFLSDEAESPIAILPPVAVGDATEGPVKRCLLDQFSST, from the exons ATGGGGATGTACTCTCTGGCTAGCGAATTGTCTACCTTCAAGAACCGAAGTGCAATGAAGGTTAGAGTTATTCATACCTACCTGGTCAAGGAAAAGAAAGGTTCTTCTGACATAAAGAGTCAAGAATTGGTCTTACACGACCTAGAG GGCACTGTCATTCATGCAAGTATACCAGCAAAGATTGTTCCAAAGTTTATCCACAGTTTTGTAGAAGGCAAAGTGTATGGTGTCAAGAACTTTTACGTTGTTTCAAACTGGCATACCTACAAGACTAGCATGCACGAATATATGCTGCAATTCAATCataaaactattttcaaagAATTGAGGTCAGAGAATTTTCCTTGGTACATGTACAGACTAAGGTCTTTCGATAGTTTGAAAGGTAATTCAGAATTAAATGAGAAAGAGCTCATTG ATATCATTGGTCGGGTTGTTGAAGTTTATGGAcctcaagaaaaaaatattggtgGACATAATGCTAGGCTCATAGACTTTGTGCTAGAGGATGCCCA TGGTAAAAAGTTAACCTACACATTTTGGGACGAACACGTTTCCAAGATTGAGCATTTATATGAAGCTCCTTCTAAGGATCCT ATGGTGAGGTCAAAATCTGCTCATCTTATGAT GGACag TCTTAGAGACATAGGATATCAAACACCGATGAGAAGTATAGCTTCCCTATCAAGTTTTAGTTTTACAAACACTATGGATGAATTCAGCAGTAAGTCTATAGAACTAATCACCATAAATGAGATCTATGACAATGATAAG TATGGAGATTTCTGGGTTGCTGCAAGGATTTCGGGTATTGTTAATCCCACTGATTGGTTTTATAGCTCCTGTAGGAAGCCTGGATGCaacaaaaaacttaaaatttctGAAGGAGTCAATAAGTGTTTCAAGTGTCTTAAGATTTGGGAAGATGGGATTTTAAGGTATAAGATTACACTGCGTGTTGTGGACATGAAGGGTAATGCTTCATTTTTACTATGGGATAGGGAGTGCCTGGAGTTGATAGGAATTCCAGCAGCAGAGCTATATGAAAGGAGTAATAAG ACCAATGAGCCATTACAGCAGATCACATATTTGGTAGGCAAGACTTTGCTGTTTCAGATTACAGCAAAGAAAGATCACACATCCCACCGTAACACTCCATTTCCTGTGCTCAGGATAAACAATGACCCACAGGTTCTGAAAGAACATTGCAGTCAACTTCTGAAATTGCAAGATAATGAATGCAACTCTGACATGCCTATAAGTCTGGGTGATGATGATTTTTTGGAG GGTTTTTTAAGTGATGAAGCGGAAAGTCCCATAGCAATTTTGCCTCCTGTAGCTGTTGGTGATGCAACTGAGGGACCTGTCAAGAGATGCTTGCTAGATCAATTCTCATCAACATAG
- the LOC116022418 gene encoding uncharacterized protein LOC116022418, whose translation MGEKNTAVHLEIVEDIKQDLDDHNVLVKSFCCAKDHIDSNLGVDFKMRLIGKRNGDARTYNLPTVSEVVVLIVGDIDPTLGSRDILVETNSGGLKRINELNPAYLPLQYPILFPYGEDGYREDIQFNGVRKKQSGGRVRVSQREFFAYRIHERFNDLSTMLYARRIFQQFLVDAYTMVESSRLLYIRNNQKALRCEAYKGLSDALTRG comes from the coding sequence ATGGGTGAAAAGAATACAGCAGTGCATTTGGAAATAGTGGAAGATATTAAGCAAGATCTGGATGATCACAATGTGTTGGTGAAATCATTCTGCTGTGCCAAGGATCATATTGACTCAAATCTAGGAGTAGATTTCAAAATGAGGTTAATTGGTAAGCGAAATGGTGATGCAAGGACATACAACCTACCAACGGTATCAGAGGTGGTTGTTCTTATCGTGGGTGACATTGATCCAACTTTGGGTTCACGGGATATTTTGGTTGAGACTAATTCAGGTGGCCTAAAGAGGATAAACGAGCTTAACCCTGCTTATCTGCCTTTGCAATATCCGATTCTTTTCCCGTATGGTGAAGACGGCTATAGAGAGGATATCCAATTCAATGGAGTTCGAAAAAAGCAAAGTGGTGGTCGAGTTCGTGTCTCGCAGCGTGAGTTCTTCGCTTACAGGATACATGAGAGGTTTAACGATTTGTCTACAATGCTATATGCACGGAGAATTTTCCAACAATTTCTGGTAGATGCCTACACCATGGTTGAATCTAGCAGGCTTctatatattagaaataatCAAAAGGCATTGAGATGTGAAGCATACAAAGGCCTTTCAGATGCGTTGACCAGAGGATAA
- the LOC116022421 gene encoding uncharacterized protein LOC116022421 — protein sequence MDYYKAVEEFMIHGPCGLHRPKSPCMVNKKCSKHFPKKFVNVSTWDDDGYPIYKRRESSRIVEKNGVQLDSRYVVPHNRYLLLKYKSHINVEWCNQSRAIKYLFKYVNKGNDRVTAEFYRSTNDEQQNDVVDEITMYYDCRYVSACEATWRLLSYDVQFRHPTVERLSFHLPECQSVIFEDDDRIDNVLNRPTVNQSMFTAWFEANKKFGSAKELSYIDMPTKFVWKKDIREWHPRQRGFSIGRIFYVPPGSGEIYYLRCLLNAVRGPTNFEDIKSYKGVIYPTFREACYARGLLDDDKEYIDAINEASQWSTTQSMRKLFVILLTSNLVNCPKNVWNVVWHHLAEDVQFNKRKVLQQEDLCLSDDEKKNLALIEIERLLQLYNKTLNDYPHMPIPNYDHAMRCDNRLLWDELDYDRDALLKDSQTMERQLTDEQKVVYETVLNDVDQQNGGLYFVYGYGGTGKTFVWRALSVKIRSRGDIVINVASNGIASLLLPRGRTAHSRFAIPIAVTEDSTCNITQGSNLAELIIQCKLIIWDEAPMMHKHCFEALDRTLRDLLRFTD from the exons ATGGATTACTACAAAGCTGTTGAAGAATTTATGATTCATGGACCATGTGGATTACATAGGCCAAAATCTCCATGCATGGTCAACAAGAAGTGTTCAAAGCACTTCCCGAAGAAATTTGTTAATGTATCAACTTGGGATGATGATGGGTATCCGATATACAAGCGAAGAGAAAGTTCTAGAATTGTAGAGAAGAATGGTGTGCAGTTGGATAGTAGATATGTGGTACCACATAATAGATACTTGCTTCTCAAGTATAAGTCACACATCAATGTGGAATGGTGCAATCAATCTAGGGCAATCAAATATCTTTTTAAGTACGTGAATAAAGGCAACGATAGGGTCACTGCAGAATTCTACAGAAGCACGAATGATGAGCAACAAAATGACGTTGTCGATGAAATAACAATGTATTACGATTGTAGATACGTCTCTGCTTGTGAGGCCACTTGGCGTCTTCTAAGCTATGATGTCCAATTTAGGCACCCCACAGTTGAAAGATTAAGTTTCCATCTACCTGAATGCCAATCTGTTATTTTCGAGGATGATGACCGTATAGATAATGTCCTGAATCGACCAACGGTGAATCAAAGTATGTTCACTGCTTGGTTTGAGGCTAACAAGAAATTTGGTTCTGCGAAGGAGTTGTCATACATTGACATGCCAACAAAGTTTGTTTGGAAGAAAGATATCAGAGAGTGGCATCCAAGGCAGAGGGGGTTCTCAATTGGAAGAATTTTTTACGTACCTCCAGGAAGTGGTGAAATATATTACTTGAGATGTCTCCTAAATGCAGTTCGAGGGCCGACTAATTTTGAAGACATCAAGTCATATAAGGGTGTCATATACCCCACTTTTCGAGAGGCATGTTACGCAAGAGGGTTGTTAGACGATGATAAAGAATACATTGACGCAATTAATGAAGCAAGCCAGTGGTCTACTACCCAGTCAATGAGGAAATTGTTTGTCATACTACTTACATCGAACTTGGTGAACTGCCCGAAAAATGTGTGGAATGTAGTGTGGCATCACCTAGCAGAAGATGTACAATTTAACAAACGCAAAGTGTTGCAACAAGAAG ATTTGTGTTTGTCGGATGACGAAAAGAAGAATTTGGCACTGATTGAAATAGAGCGTTTGTTACAGTTGTACAACAAGACCTTGAATGATTACCCTCATATGCCAATTCCAAACTACGATCATGCTATGCGTTGTGATAATCGTCTGTTGTGGGATGAGCTTGATTACGACCGTGACGCATTATTAAAGGATAGTCAAACAATGGAAAGGCAATTGACGGATGAGCAAAAAGTTGTGTACGAAACTGTATTAAATGACGTAGATCAGCAAAATGGGGGGTTGTACTTTGTCTACGGTTACGGTGGTACTGGTAAAACATTTGTCTGGAGAGCGTTATCTGTAAAAATCCGATCTAGAGGTGATATTGTCATCAACGTAGCATCCAATGGAATTGCATCTTTATTATTGCCTAGAGGACGAACTGCACATTCAAGATTTGCAATACCAATTGCAGTCACAGAGGATTCAACTTGCAACATCACTCAAGGGAGTAACTTGGCAGAACTCATTATCCAGTGCAAACttataatatgggatgaagcaccgatgatGCACAAGCATTGCTTCGAGGCACTGGATAGGACATTGCGTGATCTACTTCGGTTCACTGATTAG
- the LOC116022422 gene encoding ATP-dependent DNA helicase PIF1-like, with translation MGGPNDGYSNVHIPDEMLLPSNGNDIATIVDSIFPLFKEGESKTYLSCDTVCKSNSNNGILVDMHTPEFLNGLKASGIPNHALTLKVGSPVMLLRNIDHSMGLCNGTRLIITRLSDHVVEAKIVTGNNAGQIVLIQIVTGNNAGQIVLIPRMSMNNAGQIVLIPRMSITPTDTRLPFKFQRRQFPLMLSYAMTINKSQGQTLTHVGLLLRKPVFVHGQLYVAASRISNPKGLRILIANEE, from the exons ATGGGAGGACCTAATGATGGTTATTCAAACGTACACATCCCTGATGAAATGTTGTTACCATCTAATGGTAATGACATAGCCACAATTGTTGATAGTATATTTCCATTGTTCAAGGAAGGAG AGAGTAAGACATATCTCAGCTGCGATACTGTGTGTAAATCTAATTCAAACAATGGTATCCTAGTGGATATGCACACTCCAGAATTCCTAAATGGCTTAAAAGCGTCCGGCATACCTAACCATGCTTTAACTTTAAAGGTGGGATCTCCGGTTATGTTATTGAGAAACATAGATCACTCGATGGGTCTCTGTAATGGTACAAGACTTATCATCACCAGATTATCTGATCATGTTGTGGAGGCAAAGATTGTTACAGGGAATAATGCAGGCCAAATTGTCTTGATACAGATTGTTACAGGGAATAATGCAGGCCAAATTGTCTTGATACCAAGGATGTCAATGAATAATGCAGGCCAAATTGTCTTGATACCAAGGATGTCAATTACCCCAACTGATACAAGATTACCATTTAAATTccaaagaagacaatttcctTTGATGCTATCATAcgcaatgactatcaacaaaagtcaagggcAAACCTTGACACATGTAGGCTTACTATTAAGGAAACCGGTCTTTGTTCATGGTCAACTCTACGTCGCTGCTTCAAGGATTAGCAACCCTAAAGGTCTACGAATTTTGATAGCAAACGAAG AATAG
- the LOC116021750 gene encoding protein RETICULATA-RELATED 4, chloroplastic-like — translation MAISAATATAHLSASLTHSLPLPLPLRHHSFLSFPSPTHTHPVTSFSLKLRPFRSSTRSSFHIFSFAHHGGGSNFGAGGGGGGGGGGGGKGGGEGHHGDGNAGEKNKAEAILVLSETGRSLDSLPKDMAAAIEAGKIPGMIVHRYFELEKSLILRWLLRFGGFRERLLGDDLFLAKLGMECGVGIFTKMAAELQKRGEKFSKELDFVCADVIMALVADFMLVWLPAPTVSLRPPLAITAAGGPLTTFFYNCPDNAFQIALAGTSYTFLQRLGALLRNGAKLFAIGTGASVTGTVITNSLIRLRKAIDKSFAREAEDIPILATGAAYGVYMSLSSNLRYQTLAGIIEQRLLEPLLHNQKILLSALCFAFRTGNTFLGSLMWVDFARWIGVQRSRA, via the exons ATGGCTATCTCCGCCGCCACGGCCACCGCACATCTCTCCGCATCGTTGACtcactctctccctctccctctccctctccgtCACCACTCATTCCTTAGCTTCCCAAGCCCAACTCACACTCATCCCGTCACTAGTTTCTCTCTCAAACTCCGACCTTTCCGATCATCTACCCGTTCTTCTTTTCACATTTTCTCTTTTGCCCATCATGGCGGCGGCAGTAACTTTGGggccggcggcggcggtggtggtggagggGGAGGAGGAGGAAAGGGAGGAGGGGAAGGTCACCACGGCGACGGAAATGCAGGGGAGAAAAACAAAGCAGAGGCGATTTTGGTGTTATCTGAAACTGGAAGATCACTGGATAGTTTGCCTAAAGACATGGCAGCGGCGATTGAAGCGGGAAAGATTCCGGGAATGATAGTTCACCGGTATTTCGAGCTGGAAAAATCATTGATTCTCCGGTGGCTTCTCCGCTTTGGAGGGTTCAGGGAGCGGTTGCTGGGAGATGACCTTTTCTTGGCTAAACTTGGCATGGAGTGTGGTGTTGGTATCTTCACTAAG aTGGCTGCAGAGTTGCAGAAGCGAGGAGAGAAATTCTCAAAGGAGCTGGATTTTGTTTGCGCTgatgtg ATAATGGCCTTGGTTGCAGATTTCATGCTGGTGTGGCTCCCAGCCCCTACTGTTTCTCTCCGACCACCTCTTGCTATCACTGCAGCAGGAGGACCTCTCACCACTTTCTTTTACAACTGCCCCGACAATGCGTTTCAGATTGCCTTGGCTGGCACTTCCTACACCTTTTTACAACGACTTGGTGCCTTGctg AGAAATGGGGCAAAACTATTTGCAATCGGCACTGGTGCATCCGTG ACTGGTAcagttataacaaattcattgaTCAGATTGCGAAAGGCCATTGATAAATCATTTGCTCGTGAAGCTGAGGACATTCCAATTTTAGCCACGGGAGCTGCATATGGTGTTTATATGTCTCTTTCCAGCAACCTTAG GTACCAAACACTTGCTGGGATAATCGAACAACGGTTGTTGGAGCCGTTGCTACACAACCAGAAGATCCTGCTTAGTGCACTGTGCTTCGCTTTCCGAACAGGAAACACCTTTCTTGGATCACTCAT GTGGGTAGATTTTGCACGTTGGATAGGAGTGCAGAGATCAAGAGCATAA